From Fundulus heteroclitus isolate FHET01 chromosome 14, MU-UCD_Fhet_4.1, whole genome shotgun sequence, the proteins below share one genomic window:
- the LOC110369291 gene encoding cornifelin-like yields the protein MAYHQAPGGTGASSNQGPEGWSTSLFECFNDMSNCCFACWCFPCMQCQTAKQYGWCLCMPLLDVCGVVSCILRSNIRERYNIPGSAFSDYATVLCCHCCAWCQMNRELKIRDHQPSGTSMVTTQVSRA from the exons ATGGCGTACCACCAGGCTCCAGGAGGGACGGGCGCCTCATCCAATCAGGGTCCTGAAGGTTGGAGCACCAGCCTGTTTGAGTGCTTCAATGACATGAGCAACT GTTGCTTTGCCTGTTGGTGTTTCCCCTGCATGCAGTGTCAGACTGCCAAACAGTATGGCTGGTGCCTCTGCATGCCTCTCCTGGACGTCTGCGGCGTGGTGTCCTGCATCCTGCGCTCCAACATTAGGGAGCGCTACAACATCCCT GGCTCAGCCTTTAGTGACTACGCTACAGTATTGTGTTGCCACTGCTGTGCGTGGTGCCAGATGAATCGAGAGCTGAAGATCAGGGACCACCAACCATCGGGCACCTCCATGGTCACCACTCAAGTCAGCAGGGCTTAA